A stretch of Henckelia pumila isolate YLH828 chromosome 4, ASM3356847v2, whole genome shotgun sequence DNA encodes these proteins:
- the LOC140864956 gene encoding endoglucanase 24-like, protein MKVFHVFLLLFLTQFPFSAVGYHDYADALSKCILFFEGQRAGYLPADQRMSWRGHSGLGDGWQVAFDLTGGYYDAGDNIKFNFPMAFTTTMLAWSVLEFGDLMPPPELRNTLVSIRWATDYLLKTVSQPNRIFVQVGDPINDHNCWERPEDMDTARTVYAVDAPNPASDVAGETAAALAASSMAFRSSDPGYAETLLRTATGVFEFADTYRGAYSDNANIRDGVCPFYCDFDGYQDELLWGAAWLRKASQSDSYLSYLQNNGKTLGADDNINEFGWDNKHAGLNVLLSKEVIESSMYAFESYKASADSFMCTLIPESSSSHLEFTPGGLIYRPGGSNLQHATSISFLLLVYANYLEKSSQTVNCGEVSITPSRMRQIAQGQVNYILGENPKGMSYMVGYSSIYPQRIHHRGSSIPSIKDHPQSIGCKEGSVYFNSSDPNPNVLVGAIVGGPQEDDTYDDDRVDFRKSEPTTYINAPFVGVLAYFVANPNIS, encoded by the exons ATGAAAGTGTTTCACGTTTTTCTCCTGCTTTTTCTGACGCAATTCCCCTTCTCCGCCGTGGGTTACCACGACTATGCCGACGCATTGTCCAAGTGCATCTTGTTTTTCGAGGGGCAGAGGGCGGGGTACTTGCCGGCGGACCAGAGGATGTCGTGGCGGGGGCATTCCGGGCTGGGAGACGGGTGGCAGGTGGCGTTTGACCTCACCGGTGGGTACTACGACGCCGGAGATAACATCAAGTTCAATTTCCCCATGGCCTTCACCACCACCATGTTGGCTTGGAGTGTGTTGGAGTTCGGAGACCTCATGCCGCCGCCGGAGCTCAGGAATACTCTTGTGTCCATTCGATGGGCCACCGATTACTTGTTGAAAACTGTTTCTCAACCCAATCGCATTTTTGTCCAG GTCGGGGATCCCATTAATGATCATAATTGTTGGGAAAGGCCAGAGGATATGGACACTGCTAGGACAGTGTACGCAGTCGACGCACCTAATCCGGCCTCTGATGTCGCCGGCGAGACGGCTGCAGCCCTTGCTGCTTCCTCCATGGCTTTCAGATCGTCTGATCCCGGTTATGCCGAGACATTGCTGAGAACTGCCACCGGAGTTTTCGAGTTTGCCGATACCTATCGTGGTGCTTACAGTGATAATGCGAATATCAGAGATGGAGTCTGCCCGTTTTACTGCGACTTTGATGGATATCAG GATGAGTTGCTCTGGGGAGCAGCATGGCTAAGAAAGGCTTCACAGAGTGATTCTTACCTCAGTTACTTGCAAAACAACGGTAAAACGCTCGGTGCAGATGATAACATCAACGAATTCGGATGGGATAACAAACACGCTGGTTTAAACGTACTTCTTTCCAAG GAAGTAATAGAAAGTAGCATGTATGCTTTCGAATCATACAAGGCATCCGCAGATAGCTTCATGTGTACGTTAATACCAGAGTCTTCCTCTTCCCATTTAGAGTTCACTCCTGGTGGCCTAATCTACAGGCCTGGTGGAAGCAATCTACAACATGCCACTTCAATCTCCTTCCTCTTACTCGTGTACGCGAATTATTTGGAAAAATCGTCACAAACTGTGAACTGTGGTGAAGTTAGTATTACTCCTTCAAGGATGAGGCAAATAGCTCAGGGGCAAGTCAATTACATTCTCGGAGAAAATCCCAAGGGAATGTCGTATATGGTTGGATATAGTAGTATCTACCCTCAAAGGATTCATCACCGCGGCTCTTCGATCCCTTCGATCAAAGATCATCCGCAATCCATCGGTTGCAAGGAGGGTTCGGTTTATTTTAACTCATCGGATCCTAATCCTAACGTGTTGGTCGGGGCTATCGTGGGTGGACCGCAGGAAGATGATACGTACGACGATGATAGAGTTGATTTTAGGAAGTCCGAGCCCACGACTTATATCAATGCACCATTTGTGGGTGTTTTGGCTTATTTTGTGGCAAATCCTAACATAAGCTAG
- the LOC140862609 gene encoding uncharacterized protein, whose product MEHRITLSTIIGVVRWIPPPPGYYKLNSDGCKKEGEESGIGGIIRDHTSSPVISYYDSIGAGTNIRAGLIAMKGLQICNRYNLFPLWLEVDFTAALAIIEVDTMRWDLSHTLTQIQIIRHGSNVRKSHVYMEVNLVAYELANMGLAFGTSILQPKVSRDGSRGSVDWIEQNFLILELDQKFEINLLS is encoded by the coding sequence ATGGAGCATCGCATCACTCTCTCTACCATCATTGGGGTGGTGCGTTGGATTCCTCCTCCACCAGGATATTACAAACTTAACTCGGACGGGTGCAAGAAAGAAGGAGAAGAATCAGGCATTGGAGGCATCATTCGGGATCACACAAGTAGTCCGGTTATTTCTTATTACGATTCCATTGGTGCAGGAACAAACATCAGGGCTGGGTTGATTGCTATGAAAGGGCTACAAATTTGCAATCGGTATAATCTGTTTCCTCTTTGGCTGGAGGTGGATTTTACCGCGGCTCTAGCTATCATTGAAGTGGATACCATGAGATGGGATCTAAGTCATACTCTCACGCAAATACAAATAATTCGGCATGGCTCCAATGTGCGCAAATCTCACGTCTACATGGAGGTTAATTTGGTGGCGTATGAACTGGCTAATATGGGACTTGCGTTTGGGACGTCTATTCTACAACCTAAGGTTTCCAGAGACGGATCAAGGGGATCTGTAGACTGGATAGAGCAAAATTTCCTTATATTAGAGTTAGATCAAAAGTTTGAAATTAATttgctttcatga